DNA sequence from the bacterium genome:
GAGAGGACAATCAGCCGTATAGCTCATGAAATAGTTGAGAAAAATAAGGGAACAGATAATCTGGTAATTATTGGCATAAGAACCAGAGGGGTCTTTCTTGCAGAGAGAATAGTAGAGAAAATAAAACAAATAGAAAAGTCCGTTATTCCTATTGGCGTACTTGATATAACTCTTTATCGGGATGATTTAAGCACTATTGCTTCCCAGCCAGTGGTTCATAAGACAGAGATCCCTTTTGATATAACGAATAAAGTGGTTGTTTTAGTGGATGATGTTCTTTATACGGGTAGAACTATACGAGCAGCATTAGATGAACTGATTGATTTTGGCAGACCAAAGGCAATCCAGCTAGCAGTTTTAGTAGATAGAGGACATAGAGAACTACCTATCCGAGCTGATTATGCGGGAAAGAACGTCCCTACTTCTCAGAGGGAAATCGTTGAGGTTAGATTGGAAGAATACGATAAAAAGACAGAGGTTATAATTATTGGGAAATAGGCAAAGGGAAAGGGATAGAAATGGAATGGAATAGAAAAGATCTTCTTGGACTGGAGGACTTAACAAAGGAAGAGATTAAGCTGATTTTAGACACAACAGAATCATTCAAAGAAATATCAACGAGAGAGATAAAGAAAGTACCGGCATTAAGGGGAAAGACTATTGCAAACTTGTTCTTTGAACCTAGTACAAGAACAAGGATTTCTTTTGAGCTCGCAGAGAAGCGCCTGAGCGCAGATGTGGTAAACTTTTCTGCTTCAACAAGTAGTCTCTCAAAAGGTGAGACATTCATTGACACAGCAAAAAATATTGAAGCTATGAAAATAGATTGTGTTGTGATACGTCACAGCTCTTCAGGTGCATCCTATATGCTATCAAAAAAGCTAAATGCCAGTGTTATAAATGCTGGAGACGGAACTCATGAGCATCCAACGCAGGCACTTCTGGACATGTTTACAATAAGAGAGAAAAAAGGCGGATTAGAGGGACTTAAGGTAGCGATTGTTGGAGATATCAGACACAGCCGTGTTGCAAGAAGCAACATCTGGGGTATGAGGAAAATGGGGATAGAGGTGAGAATATGTGGGCCGAAGACATTATTGCCTGTTGATATTGAAAAAACGGGTGCAAAGGTTTTCTATCATATAGAACATGCCATAAAGCATGTAGATGTTATTATGGCACTAAGGATTCAGAAAGAAAGACAAGGACAAAGTTATTTCCCGTCAATAAGAGAATATTCAAAGTTCTATGGGCTCACAAGCGAGAGACTTAAGTATGCAAAAGGGGATGTTTTAATAATGCATCCAGGCCCTATAAACAGAGGTGTTGAAATTATGCCTGAAGTAGCTGATGGACCGTATTCAGTTATTCTCGAACAGGTAACTAATGGACTTGCAGTTCGTATGGCTGTTCTCTATCTTGTTATGGGCAGTAAAACTAAGGAGGTGAGCGCGTGAAACTACTCATTAAAAACGGAACTGTTGTTGATCCATCTCAACATATAAATGAAAAGACGGACATATTGATAGAAAATAATAAAATATGCAAATTAGGTAAGAATATCAGGGAAAACGGTTGTGAGGTATTCAATGCTAAAGACATGATAGTTTCTCCCGGATTTATTGATATGCATGCTCATCTGAGAGAACCTGGAAGGGAAGATGCAGAAACAATAGCCACAGGTACTCGATCTGCTGCAAAGGGCGGGTTTACGTCAGTTTGCTGTATGCCGAATACAGAACCCGCAATAGATAATCAGTCTGTTGTAAAGTTTGTTTTAGAAAAAGCTAAAAAAGAAGGTAAGGTCAATGTGTTTGCTATAGGTGCAATTACAAAGGCGCGAAAGGGGACCGAACTTGCAGAGATTGGAGATATGAAGCATGCGGGAATAGTTGCTGTTTCAGATGATGGTAATTGGGTAGAAAATTCTGCTCTCATGAGAAGGGCACTTGAATATAGTGAGATATTTAATATTTTGGTAATATCACATTGTGAAGATAAGACGCTCTCAGGGAAAGGAATGATAAACGAAAGTTATATTTCAACTGTCTTGGGACTGGAAGGCATTCCAAGGGAAGCAGAGGAAATTGCTGTTTTTAGAGATATAAGCTTAGCAAAGATGTTGAATACCAGAATACATATTGCTCATGTGTCAAGCGGAGGAACAGTAGAATTGATAAAAGAGGCTAAAACCCGCAATATAAAGATCAGCTGTGAGGTAACACCCAACCATTTCACATTAACAGAACAAGCTATTAATGGTTATGATACAAATACGAAGGTTAATCCCCCACTGAGAAGCGAAGATGATATTCAAGCCATAAAAAACGGGCTTGCTGATGGAACAATAGATGTTATAGCAACAGACCATGCTCCTCACACAATAACAGAGAAGGAATATGAGTATGATAATGCCCCGTTCGGAATTATTGGTTTTGAGACAGCTATAGGGCTTGCCCTTACAGAACTTGTTCACAGCAAAGTTTTATCATTATCCAAGCTTATTGAAAAGCTCTCTTGCAATCCCGCAAAAATTCTTGGGTTTAAGACAAAAGGAACATTGAAAATCGGCTCAGACGCAGACATAACAATAATAGATGAGAATAAGAAATGGGTCGTAGATGTAAACAGGTTTCTCTCAAAAAGTAAAAACTCACCGTATCACAATAGAAAATTGAAAGGCAAAGTAGTAGCAACCATTGTTGGCGGAAAGATTGTATTTTATGATTCAATAAGAGAGAGCAAATGACAGATTCTCATATTACTGAACAAAAAGTCAAGCGCTACAAACATGAAATATTCATGTTCAGAAGATGGAATTTTGCCTTCAATATCGCTGAACACTCCTTTGATGTATTTGGCAGAACATTTGTTTCAACAGTAACGGTATTACCAGTTTTCTTAAGCTTTCTCACAGATTCAAAAACTGTTATAGGGCTGATTCCTGCTATTTTCGTTTTTTTCTGGCTGGTTCCACAGATATTATCAGCATATTTTACAGAACCAATTAAGCAGAAAAAAAGAATAATTGTTTTTCTCAAAATAATCTATGCTTTCCCATGGCTGATACTTGCTATTTATTTTCTCGTTTTTTTTAAAGCATCTTCCCAACTAGCTCTTGTTGTTTTCTTTATTGCGTTTGCCATTTATTCTCTTTTTGGAGGACTGGCTACACCAACATGGCTTGCTTTTGTTGGAAAATTAATCTCAAGGAATAGAAGAGGTGTTTTTTATGGATACTGGTATATAATAGGGACAGGACTTGCTGTATTTGGAGCTTTTGGCATAAAATATATCCTTGCAGCATACCCCTTCCCTGTTAATTTTGCCATATGCTTTTTATTGGCATTTTCATTTCTCTGCCTTGCAAACACTTTTCTTGCTATAACAAGAGAGCCTCATGCTCCAAAAGCTGCTGATAGAACATCTCCTAAGGAATATTTTTCCAATGCTAAATCAATCCTGGGAAATACATCTTTTTTAAGATTTGTTCTTTGTATGATAATGTCAGCTTTTGGCCCAACAATGACAAATGTATTTTATATTATATATGTAAGGGAAAAATTTAATGTGCCCATTGGAGATGTTGGAATATTTACAGCAGTTCTTCTCATATCACAGATTATAGCAGCTGCTATCGGAGGCAAATTAACGGATAAACTGGGAGCAAAAAAAGTATTTACAGCTAGCAGATTAATTGCTGCATTTTGCAGTATATGGGCTTTGATGACTAATAACATTGCAGGTGCGTATATTATCTTTATCATTATGGGCATCTGTGTAGGGTTCACGACAGTTTCTTATCACAATCTTATTCTTGAATTAGCGCCTTCTGATAAAAGGGCGACATATATAGGGTTGATAAATACCATACGAGCTCCCTTTACTGCTATTAGTCCAATCATCGGAGGAATGATAATAGACTGCATTTCTTACAGATTGCTATTCATTCTCGCTACTATCAGCTCATTAATCGCTATGATTATAATTAGTTTGCCTATAAAGAAGAATCCACGAGTGGCATGAGAACAAAAATTTTCATCTTATTGTTTCTACAAGTTACTGCGCTTGCTTATTGTGAGGTCAATTTGGTTCCAAATGGTGATTTTGAGAACGGACGGCTTATGCCTGCTCATTGGGGATCTAATGCGAGAAAGGATTCTACAGTCCAGGTATATGAAAGTGCAAAAGGCAAAGTAATAGAAGACAAAAATCTCCTGTGGAATAAGACTGAATCGCCTACGGGTAGATGCGTAGAATTCAGACTTAACGAGCCAGCAAAGCAATGGACTTCAATCGCTGCAACAAGCGGAATGGAGTATGAAAGCGAATATATTCCTTGCGCATATAACCAGAAATATAAGCTCAGTATAGATATTAAAAGCGTAGGTATTAGTGGAAAGGAAAACGGCCCCAAGGTTATTGTGTTTGTAAAAGCGTACGGGTATGATAAGAAAAAGATGAAATCCTTTGAGGTGTATCGTGCTCCTATGCATTGTTACCCTGAAAACCCCGGAGATTGGAGTACATGCTCAAGAACATTCAAAATTAAAGTATCAACTGCTCAGAAAATGAAGGTAGTTGTGTATGCATACTGGCCAAAAGGTGTTGTGTATTTTGATAATGTAAGATTGATAGAGATCAACGAATGAAAATTTTTAATGTCAAAAAAGAAATAATAGAAAACAAAAAAGTCTCTTCCAATTGTTATAGAATGACATTCGAGTCAAAAGAGATAGCTTGCAGAGTAAAACCAGGACAATTTCTGCATATAAAATGCTCGGATACATATGATCCCTTATTAAGAAGACCCATCAGTGTTCATAGTATAGAAAACAATATTATTGGAATTCTTTATAAAGTAATTGGAAGAGGAACAGGATTATTATCTAAGAAGACCTCAGGAGATCCCATAGATGTTATAGGTCCATTAGGCAATGGTTTTGATTACCAATTAGTTTCCAATTGCCAATTGCCAATTCTTGTTGGGGGAGGTATAGGAATTGCCCCCTTATATTTTCTTGCTCAGAGACTTGTTGAGAGAGGCTCAAATATAACCGTCCTTATTGGTGCGAGTGATAAATGCAACATTCTCTGCATAGATGAGCTTAAAAAATTGGATTGCAAAGTGAAAGTATCTACAGATGATGGAAGTTTTGGTCTTAGAGGCACAGTTATAGAACTGCTAAAAAAAGAAATCTCTTCTAC
Encoded proteins:
- the pyrR gene encoding bifunctional pyr operon transcriptional regulator/uracil phosphoribosyltransferase PyrR, which encodes MNMGLKEKGLVMDKEGVERTISRIAHEIVEKNKGTDNLVIIGIRTRGVFLAERIVEKIKQIEKSVIPIGVLDITLYRDDLSTIASQPVVHKTEIPFDITNKVVVLVDDVLYTGRTIRAALDELIDFGRPKAIQLAVLVDRGHRELPIRADYAGKNVPTSQREIVEVRLEEYDKKTEVIIIGK
- a CDS encoding aspartate carbamoyltransferase catalytic subunit — its product is MEWNRKDLLGLEDLTKEEIKLILDTTESFKEISTREIKKVPALRGKTIANLFFEPSTRTRISFELAEKRLSADVVNFSASTSSLSKGETFIDTAKNIEAMKIDCVVIRHSSSGASYMLSKKLNASVINAGDGTHEHPTQALLDMFTIREKKGGLEGLKVAIVGDIRHSRVARSNIWGMRKMGIEVRICGPKTLLPVDIEKTGAKVFYHIEHAIKHVDVIMALRIQKERQGQSYFPSIREYSKFYGLTSERLKYAKGDVLIMHPGPINRGVEIMPEVADGPYSVILEQVTNGLAVRMAVLYLVMGSKTKEVSA
- a CDS encoding dihydroorotase, which translates into the protein MKLLIKNGTVVDPSQHINEKTDILIENNKICKLGKNIRENGCEVFNAKDMIVSPGFIDMHAHLREPGREDAETIATGTRSAAKGGFTSVCCMPNTEPAIDNQSVVKFVLEKAKKEGKVNVFAIGAITKARKGTELAEIGDMKHAGIVAVSDDGNWVENSALMRRALEYSEIFNILVISHCEDKTLSGKGMINESYISTVLGLEGIPREAEEIAVFRDISLAKMLNTRIHIAHVSSGGTVELIKEAKTRNIKISCEVTPNHFTLTEQAINGYDTNTKVNPPLRSEDDIQAIKNGLADGTIDVIATDHAPHTITEKEYEYDNAPFGIIGFETAIGLALTELVHSKVLSLSKLIEKLSCNPAKILGFKTKGTLKIGSDADITIIDENKKWVVDVNRFLSKSKNSPYHNRKLKGKVVATIVGGKIVFYDSIRESK
- a CDS encoding MFS transporter, giving the protein MTDSHITEQKVKRYKHEIFMFRRWNFAFNIAEHSFDVFGRTFVSTVTVLPVFLSFLTDSKTVIGLIPAIFVFFWLVPQILSAYFTEPIKQKKRIIVFLKIIYAFPWLILAIYFLVFFKASSQLALVVFFIAFAIYSLFGGLATPTWLAFVGKLISRNRRGVFYGYWYIIGTGLAVFGAFGIKYILAAYPFPVNFAICFLLAFSFLCLANTFLAITREPHAPKAADRTSPKEYFSNAKSILGNTSFLRFVLCMIMSAFGPTMTNVFYIIYVREKFNVPIGDVGIFTAVLLISQIIAAAIGGKLTDKLGAKKVFTASRLIAAFCSIWALMTNNIAGAYIIFIIMGICVGFTTVSYHNLILELAPSDKRATYIGLINTIRAPFTAISPIIGGMIIDCISYRLLFILATISSLIAMIIISLPIKKNPRVA
- a CDS encoding dihydroorotate dehydrogenase electron transfer subunit, which gives rise to MKIFNVKKEIIENKKVSSNCYRMTFESKEIACRVKPGQFLHIKCSDTYDPLLRRPISVHSIENNIIGILYKVIGRGTGLLSKKTSGDPIDVIGPLGNGFDYQLVSNCQLPILVGGGIGIAPLYFLAQRLVERGSNITVLIGASDKCNILCIDELKKLDCKVKVSTDDGSFGLRGTVIELLKKEISSTNSKLKLFVCGPVPMLKQVNQLVSKDNVSSQVSLERQMACGVGACMGCSIKIRNPKSEIRKNKMFDYKRVCKDGPVFDIKEVVWEDI